From one Branchiostoma floridae strain S238N-H82 chromosome 3, Bfl_VNyyK, whole genome shotgun sequence genomic stretch:
- the LOC118411048 gene encoding uncharacterized protein LOC118411048 — MDPGCLHREGYWLSYQRSPCTRPTTSWSSRPADSNDAQEMVPWFVKVITSYPDKQHLKLQWHVPNNDGVYVKESSENKPLKEYTVKYGEIVAVHLSQNKTHTPLAG, encoded by the exons ATGGATCCTGGATGTCTCCACAGGGAAGGCTATTGGCTCTCTTATCAAAG GAGCCCCTGTACAAGACCAACGACTTCATGGTCGTCCCGCCCGGCAGACTCCAACGATGCTCAAGAGATGGTACCCTGGTTTGTGAAGGTCATCACCTCCTACCCGGACAAACAGCACCTGAAACTCCAATGGCACGTGCCGAACAACGACGGGGTGTATGTGAAGGAGTCGAGTGAGAACAAGCCTCTCAAAGAATACACTGTCAAGTATGGGGAGATCGTTGCTGTACATCTGTCACAAAATAAGACACATACTCCACTGGCCGGCTGA
- the LOC118411003 gene encoding uncharacterized protein LOC118411003: MAGVTSENEIINVQLRLRGGQPMEDDPSNATQTEAGEAHTSSSAKRQVTSDRDPLKRMRRVKAMDMDHIRIKLMEGCKCKHSCHIEVDEIAVLDFRQRVHVLPEGPIRQTRLLELYRTCKVHVEGQGEKYLVNGAFVCMYTWYGICLGISRSSHYRIMGDLNLGYYAVERQPALEGNLGAKGSIAKGFLQAYITTMGDRSPDSRRILLPVGLTRTEIYLQYKDQHKVAAVTLSYFCSIWQKHFKQVSIPKVQDEFSR; this comes from the exons ATGGCAGGTGTGACATCTGAGAATGAGATTATCAATGTTCAGCTTAGACTGCGTGGAGGACAGCCCATGGAAGACGACCCAAGCAATGCTACCCAAACAGAAGCTGGAGAAGCACATACCAGCTCGTCCGCCAAGAGACAAGTTACATCTGACAGAG ATCCTTTGAAAAGGATGAGAAGGGTAAAGGCCATGGACATGGACCACATCCGAATAAAGCTCATGGAAGGATGTAAATGCAAGCACAGTTGCCACATAGAAGTTGATGAGATTGCTGTCCTAGATTTTCGACAACGAGTCCATGTGTTGCCGGAGGGCCCTATACGACAAACAAGGCTCCTGGAACTCTACAGGACATGTAAAGTCCATGTGGAAGGACAAGGCGAGAAGTATCTGGTTAATGGAGCATTTGTTTGCAT GTACACCTGGTACGGCATTTGCCTTGGGATCTCCCGGTCCAGTCATTACCGCATAATGGGCGATCTGAACCTTGGTTACTATGCTGTTGAGAGGCAACCAGCACTTGAAGGAAACCTTGGAGCAAAAG GAAGTATAGCCAAAGGCTTCCTGCAAGCATATATCACAACGATGGGAGACAGAAGCCCTGACAGCCGAAGGATTCTGTTACCTGTGGGGCTGACAAGGACTGAGATCTACTTGCAGTATAAGGACCAGCACAAAGTTGCAGCAGTCACCCTCTCGTATTTCTGTTCAATTTGGCAGAAACACTTCAAGCAGGTTTCTATCCCAAAG GTGCAAGATGAATTCTCAAGATAG